One stretch of Arachis hypogaea cultivar Tifrunner chromosome 20, arahy.Tifrunner.gnm2.J5K5, whole genome shotgun sequence DNA includes these proteins:
- the LOC112783380 gene encoding uncharacterized protein: MGCSFSGLNALYDAVSGGADVWINENRFRVVRQLGEGGFAYVYLVKEVPADSSSLTGLANKLKNPSLLSGDGTYAMKKVLIQNSEQLALVKEEIRVSSLFSHPNLLPLLDHAVISVKPTQETSWTHEAYLLFPVHLDGTLFDNANTMKAKKEFYSTTDVLQIFSQLCAGLKHMHGLDPPYAHNDVKPGNVLITHRKGQPPLAILMDFGSARPARKQIRSRSEALQLQEWAAEHCSAPYRAPELWDCPSQADIDERTDIWSLGCTLYAIMYGVSPFEYALGESGGSLQLAVVNAQVKWPAGPKPPYPEALHQFVTWMLQPQATVRPRIDDIIIHVDKLISKFSP; encoded by the exons ATGGGGTGCTCCTTCTCTGGTCTGAACGCCTTATACGACGCCGTTAGCGGCGGAGCCGACGTTTGGATCAACGAGAATCGCTTCCGCGTCGTCCGGCAGCTCGGCGAAGGTGGATTCGCCTACGTTTACTTGGTCAAAGAAGTTCCCGCTGACTCTTCTTCTCTCACTGGCCTCGCCAACAAGCTCAAGAATCCCTCTCTTCTCTCCG GTGATGGAACTTATGCAATGAAAAAGGTTCTTATTCAGAATAGTGAGCAATTGGCATTGGTGAAGGAAGAGATCCGTGTTTCTTCTCTTTTCAGTCATCCGAATCTGCTTCCACTTCTTGACCATGCAGTCATTTCAGTAAAG CCTACTCAAGAGACATCTTGGACCCATGAAGCTTACTTGCTATTTCCTGTTCATTTGGATGGAACATTGTTTGACAATGCTAATACAATGAAAGCCAAGAAGGAGTTCTATTCTACCACAGATGTTCTTCAAATATTTAGTCAG CTTTGTGCAGGACTCAAGCATATGCATGGTTTAGATCCTCCATATGCACATAATGATGTCAAACCAGGCAATGTTCTCATAACACATAGAAAAGGCCAACCGCCACTTGCCATACTGATGGATTTTGGCAGTGCTCGACCTGCCAGGAAGCAAATTCGCTCCCGATCAGAGGCTTTGCAGTTGCAG GAGTGGGCGGCTGAACACTGCTCTGCCCCTTACCGAGCTCCTGAGCTGTGGGATTGCCCAAGCCAAGCTGATATTGACGAGAGGACTGATATTTGGTCACTTGGATGCACACTGTACGCGATTAT GTATGGGGTATCTCCATTTGAATATGCACTTGGCGAGTCCGGCGGGAGCCTGCAACTGGCTGTTGTAAATGCTCAGGTGAAATGGCCAGCTGGACCTAAGCCTCCGTATCCAGAGGCGCTGCATCAGTTTGTGACTTGGATGCTTCAGCCTCAGGCCACCGTTCGTCCACGAATAGATGATATCATTATCCATGTTGACAAGTTGATCTCGAAGTTCTCTCCTTGA